The Pseudomonas sp. KU26590 genomic sequence CTTCAAGCCCTGCTCCAGGGTCTTGGCAAACTGCTCTTCTTCGGCCTTCAGCACTCGCTCGATGTGCGCCTGCTGGTTTTTCAGCTCGGGGAAGGCTTCGCCCATTTCAGCAACCAGTGCGGCGACGATCTGATAGAAGAAGCTGCCCTTGGCACCCAGCTTGTTGCCGTGACGGCAGGCGCGACGAATGATGCGGCGCAGCACGTAGCCACGGCCTTCGCTGGACGGCAGTACGCCGTCGGCAATCAGGAAGCCACACGAACGGATGTGGTCGGCGACGACCTTCAGGGACGCCTGATTGTCGTTGCTGCAACCAATAGCTTTTGCAGCAGCGGCCAGCAGACTCTGGAACAGGTCGATTTCGTAGTTGGAATTGACGTGTTGCAGCACGGCGCTGACGCGCTCAAGGCCCATGCCGGTGTCGACCGATGGCGCTGGCAGCGGGTGCAGAACGCCGTCGGCCGTGCGGTTGAACTGCATGAACACGTTGTTCCAGATCTCGATGTAACGGTCGCCGTCTTCTTCCGGCGAACCCGGCGGGCCACCCCAGATGTCGGCGCCGTGGTCGTAGAAGATCTCGGTGCAAGGGCCGCACGGGCCGGTGTCGCCCATGGTCCAGAAGTTGTCGGAGGCGTATGGCGCGCCCTTGTTGTCACCGATACGCACCATGCGCTCGGCCGGCACGCCGACTTCCTTGGTCCAGATGTCGTAGGCTTCGTCGTCGGACGCGTAAACCGTGACCCAGAGTTTTTCTTTGGGCAGGTTCAGCACGCCGGTGAGGAAGGTCCAGGCGTAGGTGATCGCGTCGCGCTTGAAATAGTCGCCGAAGCTGAAGTTGCCCAGCATCTCGAAGAAGGTGTGGTGACGCGCGGTGTAGCCGACGTTATCCAGGTCGTTGTGCTTGCCACCGGCACGCACGCACTTCTGGCTGCTGACGGCGCGGGTGTAGGCCCGCTTTTCCTGGCCGAGGAAGCAATCCTTGAACTGGTTCATGCCTGCGTTGGTGAACAGCAGGGTCGGGTCGTTGCCCGGGATCAAGGAGCTGGAGGCGACTCGGGTGTGGCCTTGCTCTTCGAAGAAGCGAAGGAAGGCTTCACGGATTTCTGCGCTTTTCATAGGTTCTTCCACGGAAACTGCGGCCTGGCACATGCATAGCGTCATTCGACGCAGCGACGGCAAAGGGCCGCATTATATAGGCGTTGTACGCTCGGTACAGCGTGTTATTCGATAGAAACCGGCAATCGGGCTGATCACCCGATCAGCGAGCGCCAAATTCGGCAAATGCCGCAACCACCTTGTCCAGATGCGCAGCCGTCACATCTAGATGGGTGACCATGCGCAACCGCGGCGCGGCGCTTAGCACGATACCGTGCTCGGCACACAGGGCGTTGAGCGCCTGGGCGCGATCGCCGATGTGCACGTAAACCATGTTGGTCTGCACCGGCTCGACGTCAAAACCGAGGTCCGCGAGGGCTTTGCCAAGGGCGCTGGCATTGGCGTGATCGTCGGCCAGACGCTCGACCTGATGCTCCAGCGCGTACAACCCCGCCGCTGCCAGGATGCCGGCCTGACGCATGCCGCCGCCAACCATCTTGCGCAGGCGCCTCGCCTTGGCGACGAACTCACTTGAGCCGCACAGCACCGAGCCGACCGGCGCGCCGAGCCCTTTGGACAGGCACACCGAAACCGAATCGAAGTGCCGGGTGATTTCCCGCGCGTCCACGCCCAGTTTGACGGAGGCGTTGTACAGGCGGGCACCGTCGAGGTGCAGGTTCAGGCCTTTTTCCCGGGTGAATGCCCGGGCCGCCGTGAGGTAATCCATTGGCAGGACCTTGCCCTGCATGGTGTTTTCCAGGGCCAGCAAGCGGGTGCGGGCGAAATGGAAGTCGTCGGCCTTGATGGCAGCGGCAACCTGATTCAGGTCCAGCGATCCGTCCGCCTGATTGTCGAGCGGCTGAGGCTGGATCGAGCCGAGCACCGCCGCGCCGCCGCCTTCGTATTTGTAGGTGTGTGCCTGCTGGCCGACGATGTATTCGTCGCCACGCTCGCAGTGGGCCATCAGGCCAAGCAGGTTGCTCATGGTGCCGGTCGGCACGAACAACGCGGCGGCATAACCGAGCCGCTCGGCCAGCCACGATTCCAGCCGATTGACCGTCGGGTCTTCGCCATACACGTCATCGCCAAGGGGCGCGCTGGCCATGGCGTCGCGCATGCCGGCCGAGGGTTGGGTCACGGTGTCACTGCGCAGATCGATAACCGCCACGATGAAGCTCCCACTCATTAGGGTCGAGCTTCAGTTCTGAGGCCCGGGGCTTCGATAATCAAGGCTTGGGGCAGGAATGCCAAGACGCCTTATAAGAAAAGCTGATGAAAACCATCAAAAAGGCTCCAAGCGAATCCCGGAAATCTATGTTACAAACTGCACGCCGACGGTAAATGCCGTTGGCAACGTTCTCAGGGCGGGGTGCGATTCCCCACCGGCGGTAATGGCGCGCAATGCGTCTAGCCCGCGAGCGCTTGCAGCGAGTTAAGGCTCGATGCAAGGTCAGCAGACCCGGTGTGATCCCGGGGCCGACGGTATAGTCCGGATGAAGAGAGAACGGGACTGGCACAGCAGGATCGTTTCGAAACGGGTCCAGGCGCATGGCGTCGGGAACGGTTTCGCACGTACCCTGGCATCCCATTCGATCCAAAACGCCCTGTTTTTTTCATTAAACAGGAGTCAGAACACATGCAACCTACCGCCATTCACGCTCACGAGCGCATCGCTTTCATTCAAGCCTGCTGGCACAAGGAAATCGTCGATCAGGCGCGCAAGGGCTTTGTCGCCGAGATGGCGCAACACGGTTATGCCGAGACCGACATCGATTTCTTTGAAGTCGGCGGCGCATTCGAAATCCC encodes the following:
- the ltaE gene encoding low-specificity L-threonine aldolase, coding for MAVIDLRSDTVTQPSAGMRDAMASAPLGDDVYGEDPTVNRLESWLAERLGYAAALFVPTGTMSNLLGLMAHCERGDEYIVGQQAHTYKYEGGGAAVLGSIQPQPLDNQADGSLDLNQVAAAIKADDFHFARTRLLALENTMQGKVLPMDYLTAARAFTREKGLNLHLDGARLYNASVKLGVDAREITRHFDSVSVCLSKGLGAPVGSVLCGSSEFVAKARRLRKMVGGGMRQAGILAAAGLYALEHQVERLADDHANASALGKALADLGFDVEPVQTNMVYVHIGDRAQALNALCAEHGIVLSAAPRLRMVTHLDVTAAHLDKVVAAFAEFGAR